One Veillonellaceae bacterium DNA window includes the following coding sequences:
- a CDS encoding phosphate ABC transporter ATP-binding protein has product MKINVDNLNVWYGTSQILHNINLTFKSNTISAIIGPSGCGKTTLLRAINRTAELYPKFSSSGEVYIKSTPLYDKIDAAEVRRLIGMVFQEPVILPFSIKENVLFGPRYYGVNNKSELNGLTEKLLRQVGLWHEVKDKLNQPASELSGGQQQRLSIARVLAVQPKVLLLDEPCSNLDILSTRLIEELLTKLAAEFSIILVTHNLAQARRIAGETIFMSAGRVIEQGATDKLFTAPTRTETQDFLAMQ; this is encoded by the coding sequence ATGAAAATAAATGTTGACAATTTAAACGTTTGGTATGGTACCAGTCAAATTTTGCATAATATCAATTTGACCTTTAAAAGTAATACAATTTCAGCTATCATTGGTCCGTCTGGGTGTGGAAAAACCACCCTATTGCGTGCTATTAACCGCACAGCAGAATTGTACCCGAAGTTTTCCAGCTCCGGTGAAGTCTATATCAAAAGCACCCCTTTATATGATAAGATTGATGCGGCTGAGGTTCGCCGATTAATCGGAATGGTGTTTCAAGAACCTGTTATTCTACCGTTCAGTATTAAAGAAAATGTACTGTTCGGCCCACGTTATTATGGTGTGAATAATAAAAGCGAGCTTAATGGCTTAACTGAAAAGCTCCTGAGACAGGTAGGGCTGTGGCATGAGGTAAAAGACAAGCTGAATCAACCGGCCAGCGAATTGTCCGGCGGCCAGCAGCAGCGCCTGTCGATTGCCCGCGTCCTCGCAGTGCAGCCAAAAGTGCTGCTTTTAGACGAACCTTGTTCAAATCTTGATATATTATCGACCAGGCTTATTGAAGAACTTTTGACAAAATTGGCTGCTGAATTCTCAATTATTTTGGTTACGCACAATCTGGCGCAAGCTCGCCGGATTGCCGGTGAAACAATCTTTATGTCTGCCGGACGAGTAATAGAGCAAGGAGCTACCGACAAGCTGTTTACGGCGCCCACTCGAACTGAAACACAGGATTTTCTGGCCATGCAATAG